The following are encoded together in the Candidatus Thermoplasmatota archaeon genome:
- a CDS encoding HD domain-containing protein: MDFKIIQDTIFGSMRFERPFLDLMETLEIQRLNGIRQLGLTYLVFPGANHTRIEHSLGCCHLAQRMSAILNLPEEERLSVSAAALLHDIGHGPFSHMLEYYISELSGLDHMLLAKKVIRGEEEMIAGPEKEQFDDVPSVPEVLEKHGLDPKLVSDIVMGSRELGFSKLSDFGGQKPSEARKYLSQMIHGAIDVDQIDYLLRDSHYTGVAHGVIDVDRLIQTVQIFDNDIVTDKKGMSSVEGMFVARALMYSSVYFHKTVRVAELMLARAVERAAEPDYERIQRMVDSELMSWLVSQGGLQRDMAMRIKYRKLFKKAYILEEKELSGDRRGTLSELTDLRRRRAVEDSIADRANAKRGEVILDMPRPELLVTEPRMNQLDVKILDGKKVRPLRRMSGLSKTLQRREVSDWVLLVSCDPKAREAVGKAAPKVIFG, encoded by the coding sequence ATGGATTTCAAGATCATACAGGACACGATCTTCGGGAGCATGAGGTTCGAAAGACCGTTCCTGGACCTCATGGAGACGCTGGAGATTCAGAGACTTAACGGCATCAGGCAGCTCGGGCTAACATACCTGGTCTTCCCGGGTGCCAACCACACCAGGATCGAGCACTCGCTGGGGTGCTGCCATCTGGCGCAGAGGATGAGCGCGATACTCAACCTCCCCGAGGAGGAGAGGCTCTCCGTCTCGGCCGCCGCGCTCCTGCACGACATCGGCCACGGACCGTTCTCGCACATGCTGGAGTACTACATCTCCGAGCTGAGCGGGCTGGACCACATGCTGCTCGCGAAGAAGGTGATACGCGGAGAGGAGGAGATGATCGCCGGACCGGAGAAGGAGCAGTTCGACGACGTCCCATCCGTTCCAGAGGTCCTCGAGAAGCACGGGCTCGATCCGAAGCTGGTCTCCGACATCGTGATGGGTTCACGGGAGCTGGGCTTCTCCAAGCTCTCGGACTTTGGCGGGCAGAAGCCGTCGGAGGCAAGGAAGTACCTCTCGCAGATGATCCACGGGGCCATCGACGTCGACCAGATCGACTACCTCCTGCGGGACTCCCACTACACCGGAGTCGCGCACGGAGTGATAGACGTCGACCGCCTCATACAGACGGTCCAGATATTCGACAACGACATAGTCACGGACAAGAAGGGGATGAGCTCGGTGGAGGGCATGTTCGTCGCTCGCGCACTGATGTACTCATCGGTCTACTTCCACAAGACGGTCCGCGTCGCGGAGCTTATGCTCGCCCGGGCGGTCGAGCGGGCCGCCGAGCCGGACTACGAGAGGATTCAGAGGATGGTGGACTCGGAGCTGATGTCCTGGCTGGTCTCGCAAGGCGGACTGCAGCGGGACATGGCGATGAGGATCAAGTACAGGAAGCTCTTCAAGAAGGCCTACATCTTGGAGGAGAAGGAGCTCAGCGGCGACAGGCGGGGGACGCTCTCGGAGCTCACGGACCTGAGGAGGAGACGGGCGGTCGAGGACTCCATCGCGGACCGAGCCAACGCCAAGCGCGGGGAAGTGATACTGGACATGCCCCGCCCGGAGCTCCTCGTCACCGAGCCGAGGATGAACCAGCTCGACGTCAAGATACTGGACGGGAAGAAGGTGAGACCTCTCAGGCGCATGAGCGGTCTGAGCAAGACCCTGCAGAGGAGAGAGGTCTCGGACTGGGTCCTTCTCGTCTCGTGCGATCCGAAAGCAAGGGAAGCGGTCGGGAAGGCAGCGCCCAAGGTCATTTTCGGTTGA
- the ftsZ gene encoding cell division protein FtsZ, giving the protein MKTLLEEALSRDDKPVSTAPAVNEDMSADTELESLLAEMKTKVRIFGCGGSGCNTIARMMEEGIAGAELFSANTDAQHLLATPSPKKILLGRRVTKGLGAGALPQIGEEAARENEEDIKKFLHGSDIVFVTCGLGGGTGTGGSHVISKLAKDAGALTVAFVTLPFKGEGQLRMENAEWGLEKLRQNADTVVSIPNDRLLDLVPRLSLNAAFRFADEVLVRAIKGLAEVITKPGLVNLDFNDIRTIMQGAGVAMIGLGESDAVGEDRAVEALTEAIESPLLDVDVSDARGVLVNVTGGNDMTVSEAEKVVEEIQDRVNPNARIIWGASVDPTLEHTLKVMLIVTGVRSKQILGKTTSPIGKKMDMDVVK; this is encoded by the coding sequence ATGAAGACCCTACTAGAGGAAGCACTTTCAAGAGACGACAAGCCTGTGAGCACCGCGCCAGCGGTTAATGAGGATATGAGCGCCGACACGGAACTCGAATCGCTTCTCGCCGAGATGAAGACCAAGGTGAGGATATTCGGGTGCGGGGGCAGCGGCTGCAACACCATCGCCCGGATGATGGAGGAAGGCATAGCCGGTGCGGAGCTGTTCTCGGCGAACACCGACGCTCAGCACCTCCTGGCGACCCCCTCGCCCAAGAAGATACTCCTCGGAAGAAGGGTGACCAAGGGTCTGGGAGCGGGCGCCCTGCCACAGATCGGAGAGGAAGCGGCGCGCGAGAACGAGGAGGACATCAAGAAGTTCCTGCACGGTTCCGACATCGTCTTCGTGACGTGCGGTCTGGGCGGCGGGACGGGTACCGGCGGGAGCCATGTGATATCCAAGCTCGCCAAGGACGCGGGAGCTCTGACCGTGGCATTCGTTACGCTTCCCTTCAAGGGCGAGGGACAGCTGAGGATGGAGAACGCCGAGTGGGGCCTCGAGAAGCTCAGGCAGAATGCCGATACAGTCGTCTCGATACCGAACGACAGGCTCCTGGACCTTGTTCCGCGGCTCTCTCTCAACGCCGCGTTCCGATTCGCCGACGAGGTGCTTGTGCGGGCGATAAAGGGCCTTGCGGAGGTCATCACCAAACCGGGTCTCGTGAACCTCGACTTCAACGACATCAGAACGATAATGCAGGGCGCGGGAGTCGCGATGATCGGGCTCGGTGAGTCCGATGCGGTCGGCGAGGACCGGGCGGTCGAAGCCCTCACCGAAGCGATCGAGTCTCCGCTGCTCGACGTAGATGTGAGCGATGCGAGAGGCGTTCTCGTCAACGTCACGGGAGGCAACGACATGACCGTGTCCGAGGCCGAGAAGGTGGTCGAGGAGATACAGGACAGGGTGAACCCCAACGCGCGCATCATATGGGGCGCCAGCGTCGATCCGACACTCGAGCACACGTTGAAAGTGATGCTCATCGTCACCGGAGTGAGGTCCAAACAGATACTCGGAAAGACGACCTCACCCATCGGCAAGAAGATGGACATGGACGTCGTGAAGTAG
- the ftsZ gene encoding cell division protein FtsZ — protein MKSVVEEVLSRAGEETIAREAPTELGGFSADDEELERILAELKTNIRIIGVGGGGSNTIDRLVDAGVLGAELYAANTDAQHLLTIRSPHKLLLGKRSTRGLGAGALPQIGEEAARESEEELRGLLQGADMVFVTCGLGGGTGTGATPYIASLAKEVGALTIAICTLPFRAEGTVRMENAEYGLEKLRNYADTVIVIPNDKLIELVPRLALNAAFKVADEVLMRSIKGITEVITKPGLVNLDFNDIRTIMKGGGVAMIGLGEGDSDNRAEEAVEEAINSPLIDVDISDASGALVNVTGGTSMTVSEAEKVAEIVQSRISRNARIIWGAAVEPSLEHLMRVMVILTGVKSRQILGREEVRKAEVGGIDLIK, from the coding sequence ATGAAATCTGTAGTAGAAGAAGTTCTATCTCGAGCGGGTGAAGAGACTATTGCTCGGGAAGCGCCCACTGAACTCGGCGGGTTCAGCGCCGATGATGAAGAGCTCGAGAGGATTCTAGCGGAACTGAAGACGAACATCAGGATCATAGGTGTGGGCGGTGGAGGGTCCAACACGATAGACAGGCTCGTGGATGCCGGCGTTCTGGGCGCGGAGCTGTACGCGGCGAACACCGATGCGCAGCACCTGCTGACCATCCGGTCGCCCCACAAGTTGCTCCTGGGCAAGAGGTCCACGAGAGGTCTGGGGGCCGGAGCGCTGCCGCAGATAGGCGAGGAAGCCGCCCGCGAGAGCGAGGAGGAGCTGCGAGGTCTGCTCCAAGGGGCGGACATGGTCTTCGTCACGTGTGGTCTCGGAGGCGGCACGGGCACGGGCGCAACACCCTACATTGCGAGCCTGGCCAAGGAGGTCGGGGCGCTCACGATCGCGATCTGCACTCTTCCGTTCAGGGCAGAAGGCACGGTCAGAATGGAGAACGCGGAGTACGGGCTCGAGAAGCTGAGGAACTACGCTGACACGGTGATAGTGATCCCGAACGACAAGCTTATCGAGCTGGTCCCGAGACTGGCGCTCAACGCTGCCTTCAAGGTGGCCGACGAGGTTCTGATGCGGTCGATCAAGGGAATCACCGAGGTCATCACGAAACCCGGCCTGGTCAATCTGGATTTCAACGACATAAGGACGATTATGAAGGGCGGTGGCGTGGCGATGATCGGCCTCGGTGAGGGCGACTCCGATAACCGGGCCGAGGAAGCTGTCGAGGAAGCAATAAACTCTCCTCTGATCGATGTCGACATAAGCGATGCCTCGGGCGCGCTGGTCAACGTCACCGGCGGTACAAGCATGACCGTCAGCGAAGCGGAAAAGGTCGCCGAGATAGTTCAGAGCAGGATCAGCCGGAACGCGCGAATCATCTGGGGAGCCGCGGTGGAACCGTCCCTGGAGCACCTCATGCGGGTCATGGTGATTCTGACGGGCGTGAAGTCCAGACAGATTCTGGGCCGAGAAGAGGTCCGAAAAGCTGAAGTAGGCGGTATTGACTTAATCAAGTAG
- a CDS encoding protein translocase SEC61 complex subunit gamma gives MDIVDKSWDLQRKIEEKAKRIGRGKYGRILRMARKPTTDEYIRVLQITGLGILLIGAVGFLIFLIMVELPKMFA, from the coding sequence ATGGACATCGTTGACAAGTCATGGGACTTACAGAGGAAGATTGAGGAGAAGGCCAAGAGGATCGGCAGGGGGAAGTACGGCAGGATCCTGAGGATGGCTCGAAAACCAACGACGGACGAGTACATCAGGGTTCTTCAAATCACGGGTCTCGGCATACTCCTGATTGGTGCGGTGGGCTTTCTCATATTCCTCATCATGGTAGAGCTTCCAAAGATGTTTGCATAG
- a CDS encoding transcription elongation factor Spt5, translating into MVMAVKTSIGHEKSVADSIAARAKSPKTGVFSVLSPTTLRGYVLVETMNPDRLEEIVKGIRRARGIVKGDTSFGEIDHFLEPKPLVSGIVEGDIVELIAGPFKGEKARVQQIDEGKEEITVELFEAVVPIPVTVRGDSVRVIQKEEREE; encoded by the coding sequence ATGGTGATGGCCGTCAAGACTTCCATAGGCCATGAGAAGAGCGTCGCGGACTCCATCGCGGCGAGGGCGAAGTCCCCGAAGACCGGTGTGTTCTCCGTCCTATCGCCGACGACCCTCAGGGGCTACGTGCTCGTTGAGACGATGAACCCCGACAGGCTCGAGGAGATCGTGAAGGGCATCCGAAGGGCCCGGGGCATTGTGAAAGGGGACACGTCCTTCGGCGAGATCGATCATTTCCTGGAGCCCAAACCGCTCGTGTCCGGGATTGTCGAAGGCGACATCGTCGAGCTCATCGCGGGACCGTTCAAGGGCGAGAAGGCCAGGGTCCAACAGATCGATGAGGGTAAGGAAGAGATCACGGTCGAACTCTTCGAAGCCGTCGTTCCAATACCGGTCACGGTGAGGGGAGACAGTGTGCGGGTCATCCAGAAGGAAGAGAGGGAGGAGTGA
- a CDS encoding 50S ribosomal protein L11, whose translation MLAEVLKVLVDGGKASAGPPLGPALGPMGVNIMEVINAINEKTKQFEGMKVPVTLTVDASTKDFEVEVGTPPTSALILKELGVEKGSGDPTRTKVGNLTIEQVKKVAGMKKSSMLGKKEKERVLEIIGSCVSVGVTVEGKDPKNMQKEIKDGVFDGVLVGD comes from the coding sequence ATATTGGCCGAGGTTCTCAAGGTTCTCGTTGATGGAGGAAAGGCTTCTGCTGGACCGCCTCTTGGACCGGCTCTTGGTCCGATGGGGGTCAACATCATGGAGGTCATCAACGCCATAAACGAGAAGACGAAGCAGTTCGAGGGGATGAAGGTCCCCGTTACGCTCACAGTCGATGCGTCCACGAAGGACTTCGAAGTGGAAGTGGGAACGCCCCCGACCTCAGCATTGATCCTCAAGGAGCTGGGAGTGGAGAAGGGATCCGGAGACCCGACTCGGACAAAAGTCGGCAACCTGACGATCGAGCAGGTCAAGAAGGTCGCCGGCATGAAGAAGTCGTCGATGCTCGGCAAGAAGGAGAAGGAGAGAGTGCTCGAGATCATCGGATCGTGCGTCTCCGTAGGCGTGACCGTGGAAGGGAAGGACCCCAAGAACATGCAGAAGGAGATCAAGGACGGCGTCTTCGACGGAGTGCTCGTGGGCGATTGA
- a CDS encoding 50S ribosomal protein L1, with product MVEKGTVEAIRKAIETSKQRNFDESVEIAVNLKDVDLSVPKNRIEEEILLPKGRGRQVRIAIFATGELAVKAKGSADMIFGPEDIEDLADDKRRARKIAGKIDFFLAEAPLMPTIGKRLGMILATRGKMPKPVPPGADPKPMIENMKRTVRIRTKDRRTFHAPVGTKSMSPEDLADNLEEIIKRLVSRLDRGRDNIESAYVKTTMGPAVKIM from the coding sequence TTGGTCGAGAAGGGAACGGTTGAGGCAATAAGGAAGGCAATCGAAACTTCCAAGCAGAGGAATTTTGATGAGAGCGTTGAAATCGCGGTCAATCTCAAGGACGTGGATCTCTCCGTGCCCAAGAACCGGATAGAGGAGGAGATCCTCCTTCCAAAGGGCAGGGGGAGGCAGGTCAGGATAGCGATTTTCGCCACGGGGGAGCTCGCCGTCAAGGCGAAAGGCTCCGCGGACATGATATTCGGGCCCGAGGACATCGAGGACCTGGCGGATGACAAGAGGAGGGCGCGAAAGATTGCAGGGAAGATTGATTTCTTCCTCGCGGAGGCCCCGCTCATGCCCACGATAGGCAAGCGCCTTGGGATGATACTGGCAACAAGGGGGAAGATGCCCAAGCCCGTACCGCCAGGCGCAGACCCCAAGCCGATGATCGAGAACATGAAGCGGACTGTGAGGATCAGAACGAAGGACAGGAGAACGTTCCATGCCCCGGTGGGGACGAAGAGCATGTCGCCCGAGGACCTCGCCGACAATCTGGAAGAGATCATCAAGCGGCTGGTCTCACGCCTCGATAGGGGGAGGGACAACATCGAATCGGCTTATGTGAAGACGACGATGGGACCTGCTGTCAAGATTATGTGA
- a CDS encoding 50S ribosomal protein L10, with product MVEVSEWKIRKVEELTTAVTESPVVAIADVRGIPAPQLQHIRQKLRGRVRIMVSKKSLIRHSLTRLSDSREGIEQLVDSLNGQVAFVLTDLNPFKLFKEMESTKTKAPARGGEISPEDILVKEGDTPFKPGPIMSELQRAGLPASIERGKVVIKKDTVLVKEGEKIPKQVAQVLTRLEIYPIIVGLNLTGVYENGLIFSPEDLRIDDVEFMSRLSDAIVATMNLAMFIHYVTDRTVEPLIVQAEQRALNVAMASGILTKKTAELLLQKAHGQMLSLSSQIPDALDDELTEKLTPGKKREPEEKPDEKKEEKEVSEEEPASDPGAQSE from the coding sequence ATGGTGGAAGTATCTGAGTGGAAGATCCGGAAAGTCGAGGAACTCACCACAGCGGTCACGGAGAGCCCTGTAGTTGCGATCGCGGACGTCAGGGGCATCCCCGCTCCTCAGCTCCAGCACATTCGCCAGAAATTGAGAGGGAGGGTCAGGATAATGGTCTCCAAGAAGAGCCTGATCCGGCACTCACTGACGAGACTCTCGGATAGCAGAGAGGGCATCGAGCAGCTCGTGGACAGCTTGAACGGGCAAGTGGCATTCGTGCTGACGGACCTCAATCCCTTCAAGCTCTTCAAGGAGATGGAGTCCACGAAGACGAAGGCGCCCGCCAGGGGCGGAGAGATAAGTCCCGAGGACATTCTCGTCAAAGAGGGTGACACGCCCTTCAAGCCAGGACCGATCATGAGCGAGCTCCAGAGAGCAGGACTGCCCGCCTCGATCGAGAGAGGCAAGGTGGTCATAAAGAAGGACACGGTCCTCGTGAAGGAAGGGGAGAAGATACCCAAACAAGTGGCTCAGGTCCTCACCCGCCTCGAGATCTATCCCATCATCGTGGGACTGAACCTGACGGGAGTCTATGAGAACGGCCTGATATTCTCGCCAGAGGACCTCAGAATCGATGACGTCGAGTTCATGTCACGCCTGTCCGACGCAATTGTCGCGACGATGAACCTGGCGATGTTCATACACTACGTCACGGATCGGACCGTCGAGCCCCTCATAGTGCAGGCGGAGCAGAGAGCGCTGAACGTGGCCATGGCATCTGGAATCCTGACGAAGAAGACGGCAGAGCTTCTATTGCAGAAGGCTCATGGGCAGATGCTCAGTCTATCTTCGCAGATCCCTGACGCTCTCGACGATGAGCTCACGGAGAAGCTCACGCCAGGGAAGAAGCGTGAACCAGAAGAGAAGCCGGACGAGAAGAAGGAAGAAAAGGAAGTCTCCGAGGAAGAGCCCGCGTCGGATCCCGGAGCGCAATCTGAATGA
- the rpl12p gene encoding 50S ribosomal protein P1, translating into MEYVYSAMLLHSAGKEISEDNVEKVLKAAGVKPDPTRVKALTASLEGVDIEEAMSTAFSIPAAAAPVAAAPEEEEKKEKKEKKEEVSEEEAAAGLGALFG; encoded by the coding sequence ATGGAATATGTCTACTCGGCAATGCTCCTCCACTCGGCAGGAAAGGAGATATCGGAAGACAACGTCGAAAAGGTCCTCAAGGCGGCAGGCGTCAAGCCGGACCCCACAAGGGTGAAAGCTCTGACCGCGTCGCTCGAGGGCGTCGACATCGAAGAGGCAATGTCAACCGCGTTCTCCATCCCCGCCGCTGCTGCACCTGTGGCCGCAGCGCCCGAGGAAGAGGAGAAGAAGGAAAAGAAGGAGAAGAAGGAAGAAGTCAGCGAAGAAGAGGCGGCCGCCGGTCTGGGAGCGTTGTTCGGATAG
- a CDS encoding DUF5611 family protein — translation MRHYPIKRGNEENLQPDNLRAIVTESFGDCSEEEGRFTASFGALKHISAWIDGKDLILDTEMDASVPDDVALETIKRFNDFLLRATGYTAKERKKRAEKESKK, via the coding sequence ATGCGCCATTATCCCATCAAGAGGGGAAACGAAGAGAACCTGCAGCCGGACAACCTCCGCGCAATCGTGACGGAGAGCTTCGGCGACTGCTCAGAGGAGGAGGGAAGATTCACCGCGTCCTTCGGTGCACTGAAGCACATCTCCGCCTGGATCGACGGAAAAGACCTGATTCTCGACACGGAAATGGATGCGTCCGTTCCGGATGACGTTGCGTTGGAGACCATAAAAAGATTCAACGACTTCCTTCTCAGGGCTACTGGCTACACGGCCAAGGAAAGAAAGAAGAGGGCGGAGAAGGAGTCCAAGAAGTAG
- a CDS encoding archaeosine biosynthesis radical SAM protein RaSEA encodes MTLEDIIKRLRKPGKRDPERFISTWTEQEVLDGETIECHVIILRTKGCYWSRTSGCSMCGYIDDCAEDVPSEGILTQFGEAMKRHGGQRFLKIYTSGSFLDGDEIGIDAVQRMLTDALARADRVLIESRPEFVSRERLEELPEPNRIEIAMGLESASDEVLQNSINKKMDFEDFRNACELCRDLGIGVRAYVLVKPPFLTEKEAVMDAAAAARSASGLADVVSLNPVNVQRNTLVEYLWNRGEYRPPWLWTVLDVVERSRDTDSRVVVSTAGAGSRRGAHNCGGCDSAIIDFLREFSLDGSASPPDPRCGCREQWLDLLDAQGPMQCSADPRSFFDR; translated from the coding sequence ATGACCCTGGAGGACATCATCAAGCGGCTCAGGAAGCCGGGCAAAAGGGATCCCGAGAGGTTCATCTCGACATGGACCGAGCAGGAGGTCCTGGACGGCGAGACTATAGAGTGCCATGTGATCATTCTCCGGACAAAGGGCTGCTATTGGTCCAGAACGAGCGGGTGTTCCATGTGCGGATACATTGACGACTGCGCCGAGGACGTCCCTTCAGAGGGCATACTCACGCAGTTCGGGGAAGCCATGAAGCGCCATGGTGGACAGAGGTTCCTGAAGATATATACATCAGGGAGCTTCCTTGATGGTGACGAGATCGGGATCGATGCGGTTCAGAGAATGCTCACCGATGCGCTCGCCCGTGCCGATAGGGTGCTCATCGAGAGCAGGCCGGAATTCGTCTCCAGGGAGCGTCTTGAGGAGCTGCCCGAGCCAAACAGGATCGAGATAGCCATGGGCCTTGAGTCGGCGAGTGATGAAGTCCTCCAGAACTCGATCAACAAGAAGATGGACTTCGAGGATTTCAGGAATGCGTGCGAGCTCTGCCGGGATCTTGGGATAGGGGTGCGTGCCTACGTTCTGGTAAAACCCCCGTTCCTCACAGAGAAGGAGGCGGTGATGGATGCCGCGGCGGCAGCGCGATCGGCGTCCGGTCTCGCGGACGTCGTCTCCCTCAACCCTGTCAATGTCCAGAGGAACACGCTCGTGGAATACCTCTGGAACAGGGGCGAATATCGACCTCCTTGGCTGTGGACGGTCCTGGACGTCGTCGAGCGGAGCAGGGACACTGACTCGCGCGTCGTCGTTTCAACGGCGGGAGCCGGCAGCAGGAGAGGCGCCCACAACTGCGGCGGGTGTGATTCGGCGATCATCGATTTCCTCCGCGAGTTCTCGTTGGACGGCTCGGCGAGTCCACCAGATCCGAGATGCGGCTGCCGGGAGCAATGGCTCGATCTCCTGGACGCGCAAGGGCCTATGCAGTGCTCGGCTGACCCTCGCTCCTTCTTCGACAGATAG